In a genomic window of Demequina muriae:
- a CDS encoding DUF1905 domain-containing protein, whose translation MSHDIGPIDHSFTAPIGVEVKGETWACVEMPDSAEFFGTGKSVKVDAEVDGEALENVGLMPTGKGGHMLSLSAKVRKKLGKDLGDGVTVRLTRRLT comes from the coding sequence ATGAGTCACGACATTGGGCCCATTGACCATTCCTTCACTGCGCCCATCGGCGTCGAAGTGAAGGGCGAGACGTGGGCGTGCGTCGAGATGCCCGACTCCGCCGAGTTCTTCGGTACCGGCAAGTCGGTGAAGGTCGACGCCGAGGTGGACGGCGAGGCGCTCGAGAACGTGGGTCTCATGCCGACGGGCAAAGGCGGCCACATGTTGTCGCTCAGTGCGAAGGTCCGCAAGAAGTTGGGGAAGGACCTGGGCGACGGTGTCACCGTGCGCCTCACGCGCCGGCTGACGTAG